Within the Debaryomyces hansenii CBS767 chromosome E complete sequence genome, the region gaataataagaatacaACATGCGGCGAAGctttcaaaaaaatatccaaaaatttAGAGTAAAGGCCATGTGGAGTAGTCGCAGGAGAGATAGCAATGATTTTGTCAATcttatcatttaattcCGGGTTGATTGATACACTTGCAAATGCCTGGGCTGTACCTTGTGAAAAACCAATATACGTGAGTTTCTCTTTCCCAGTAACTTCTAAGATAAAGTTAATAGTGTTAGGGATGTCGAATAAAGCAAATTCGTCCATAGAAAAGTCCCAAAATTTCTCCGAGTCAATGGCATGGAACAAGTGCTTCTGCGAATATTTGTTACCTCTGTTATTACCTAGCCAGACATCGTATCCCAAATCATAGAGCAAAAATGGTAAGTTATGATTCTTATCTAACATTGTAACCCAAATTTCACTGCTCATTAATAGTCCATGGTGCAAGTAGACTACCTTACCGTTCCTCTTGGTAACGGAACCAGGTTTGCATATCCTTTGGACAGTCAAGAAATAGTTATCATCGGTCTTTAAGATTCTACTCTCCACATCGTAGCCAAAAAATTGGCacatttcatttatattattgctattcaataaatctatCATCTGGTCATAACTTTCTCTAGTCACGCTAGATGTATTGTGGTAATTCAAAACTTTATATTGAGCTTTTTCTGcatcatcaacattatTCCCCTTAGTCATAGAGTAGATCAAGTTGACCGGATTAGACGTGAATCTATACAACACCAACGTGGTGCTGGTAAAGAATTGGATGACTAGTGACGGCAAAAATTGAgtaattattgatattatgAACTCGAGCCATGTTAAAGAAAACGATAATGTAAGGAGTAACCATTCTCTTAAAGCCAATCTACCTATTAATGGAACATACATCTTGACTTAGAGTATTAAAAGTAAGAAATTATTCTCATCTAATATTTGTGTTATGGGGCTTTACAATTTGAGCCCGCGAAGCGCACCAGCAATCCTCATTGCTGAACCAGCATACTCGATTATGTGGTGAGAACATAATCTGTAATCGTTATACCCCAATGATTTCGCTTTCATAAACTAGCGATGGCTTTGAACTGCATCTATTAACTAAGGATGGcttttatataaaaatttagGCGAGCATTATTGAGCAATTTTTTCTATTGCATTCGACTAAGAGCATGAgctatttttttattctaCTTTagtttatttgaatttgacaGGTGAATATATAAGTCGATTCATTTCCATGCTTTTTCTGATTATATTATCGAAAATCAAggatatatttatttatgatgGCATTGTTTAGTTTTTGAACTTGTTTAAGTTGTAAACTTCTTCCGGAGGTTCCACTATTAGACATTGAACATAGACCTAGAATTGCAAGATTATAAATACCCAAATATGAATATCCGAATATACTGAACGATAGATTTTAGCCAATAGCCATATATCCTGAGTCCCCGAAATTTTAGGTGCACAGTTGGTTAACAACAAATTGTACGCAACATGACACAATAGGttgttaaataaatttaaaaccGTCAATTTAGGACAATGCAACTTAAGGTACGAATGACGCCTATAACAAGTCAGAAATGTTTTTCTATTGTGGGTAAATTCGTGGCATTTTGAATTAGCCTATgattaatcaattttatctcGATTATCGCGCATGATGCATGAAACCGGTACGTCAGTTGCCCTATTCAGAAACATTCAAACATAGATTATTCCATGTCGGGATTGTTGGAGAAATCTATGGGTATAAATAAGAACAGGTCTACACGCCGttgtaatatttttacAGTATTctaaaaaaaagaatttgataatggtTTGTTCTAAAAAAATCTTGTCTTTATTAGCAGGCTGCGCCGTTGTTATGGGTGATTCAGCTCCCGTTGTCACTGATTCACCAGAAGgtgcaaaatatattgcTAAGTTCGACAATAAGCTTCAAGGTTCTGTTGAATTCTCGTCAACTTCGAACGGTTCCGTTTCTGTCAACGTTGACTTAGATGGCTTTCCTACCTCTGGTGGGCCATTTTCGTACCACGTCCACGAGGCACCAGTCCCAAGCGATGGGAACTGTACCGGTACTAAGCTTCATTTAGATCCTTACAACGGTAATGAAAATGCTACAGAACCTAGTGAATTAGAAGTCGGTGACTTATCTGGTAGACACGGTAAAGTC harbors:
- a CDS encoding DEHA2E14982p (similar to uniprot|P34163 Saccharomyces cerevisiae YKL140w TGL1 Steryl ester hydrolase responsible for steryl ester hydrolase activity and involved in sterol homeostasis); this translates as MYVPLIGRLALREWLLLTLSFSLTWLEFIISIITQFLPSLVIQFFTSTTLVLYRFTSNPVNLIYSMTKGNNVDDAEKAQYKVLNYHNTSSVTRESYDQMIDLLNSNNINEMCQFFGYDVESRILKTDDNYFLTVQRICKPGSVTKRNGKVVYLHHGLLMSSEIWVTMLDKNHNLPFLLYDLGYDVWLGNNRGNKYSQKHLFHAIDSEKFWDFSMDEFALFDIPNTINFILEVTGKEKLTYIGFSQGTAQAFASVSINPELNDKIDKIIAISPATTPHGLYSKFLDIFLKASPHVVFLLFSRKILMPSVLFWSRIMYPPLFDTSIDVSNYLLFNWRSENITKIQKLSSYAHLYSTTSVKTVVHWFQIMSSKNFQMYHESKSSGIFPMSYPLKTIRVPIHLIYGTIDSLVDIDVMKGQLPEKYTTTQPVNNHEHLDNIWGFDIGEKVFKYVLQYLEQPNVFDVPLIEYKSQTNYLQASPNITQDFEDDTGSTLIGNSYSEEREVDISRRRPSTGGSVFI
- a CDS encoding DEHA2E15004p (weakly similar to ca|CA4835|IPF1218 Candida albicans IPF1218 Similar to superoxide dismutase (by homology)) → MVCSKKILSLLAGCAVVMGDSAPVVTDSPEGAKYIAKFDNKLQGSVEFSSTSNGSVSVNVDLDGFPTSGGPFSYHVHEAPVPSDGNCTGTKLHLDPYNGNENATEPSELEVGDLSGRHGKVEGTSIDKSFVDQYISLNEDNKAFIGGLSVTIHYKNTTRLACANITQESSATSTPVATASENGANVMTGMGGIAAAAAVALGLLI